GCTGATTGCCTGCTTTAGCATATGAGAGGAGGTGAGCAGAGGTGTGCGCGTAATTGCCTCGGATAGCTGATTATGTGTTGCAAAAAGGCAAATGTTATGAAATGCTGTCGTCATTCCGATGAGGGATGATCTGACCCGACAAATCGAACCCCCTGTGTTTGTTCAGCCTCCGGGTCATTTTGGGGGACAGCGGGTAGGTTAGGCCAGTGTTGGAGGCCTGACACCTGTGTTTTCTTTAATAcgtttttgcaaaaaaaaacccaaaaagcagCTCCTTCTTGTTTTCCCTCATTAAATCTGACAACATCTGGTGTGCGGGAGAGGACTCCTTTAATGTGGCTAACGTTACTGCTGGTGTTATTCTTGCCATTTTAGCTATTTGCTTCATGTGCTGCACATTCATTAAAGCTACATCCAAGGCAGCTCCAAACACTGTTATCCAAAGTTTTTAAACCACCTTTATGAAAATCGCCCGCGCTGCAGCCTTAACAAATGatgaaaagcttttattttctaaagaaGCATACTTACCTTTTCACCTAATAGTGATGTCTCACTTCAAAGAGGGAACACGATTAGGCCAACATTGTCCTGTTTCTCTATCCTTTGAGTTCAAAGGGAGAGTTTCAATGCGGCATTTCATGTGCAGCCTTTTCAAATACTGTTTTAATGCAGTTTACGTGCTTTTCATATCCAGATCTGTCACATTTCCACCACACTAAATGTATCTTGCTATATTATGGTTGCATTCcatatgttgggtttttttgtgtgagtAAAGAATTAATGCCTTGCTTCATAATGCAGACTGCTAAAATAGCTACAAACTCAGCATTGCAGTGCTGTTTGCTGGCTAGCAATTGGAAAGAGTGACATGCATGAGTGTCAGCCAGATGTCAGATGTATGTGAAAgggcaaaaaaagagaaacatgcCCTAAAGAATGCAGTAATAAAGAAACTGGTTGAGCCGGGTAGAAgcacagagaggaagaggaagaggaggaagaaggagaTAAAAGACTCCGTTGAGCACATACATCAAAGGTCTCTTAATGACAAGGGATGCCATTAGGGTTACAGTGGCTTTTGTTTCAGCTTCCTCTCACCTGCAGTTTGTCGAGGGCGCTCCATgcgctgtttttgttgttggcatttgcatgaatgtaaaatgcatgCATGAGAGGGGAAAGAGTTTGCTAATCTTACAACTGACTAAATGTTTTGGTCAAAATTACAGCTACCTTTTCATTTGCAAAGGAGACATCTTACCCTTAATGTGAGAGGGACAAAGCTGGAGAAAGCCAGCATAGAACAATAGGCACAATATGGGAAAGCTGTTATCCTGTATGCCATGAAATTTATTGACTTAAAAGTTTTTTTGGTGCCTCCGGTGCTGGAATGGGATTTGACAAATCAGAGCGTGAAATTATGATTAGCCCCTCTCAGTTTGTCGAGGGAGCGGGGCACTAGCAGACTTGGCATGGCCAAAGGTgtaacctgttttgttttgccccAGCATTGCTTTCCCAGATGGTGGGACCAGCTGCCGTTGAATAAACGCTGGACTGGTAACAGTGTGAGAATTACCACGGCCTTGTTTCGGTTTGGGATGCATAGCTGAAAGCTTGTCATTTTTGCCACTGCCAGGAGGAACCGGAGCGGTCACCTGGTGTTCAACCAAACAACTTTGTGATTGAGGTCACACTAAAGTAGTATACAGTGTAATTGTTTTAAAATCTCTCCAGCAGGTCTTACGCTTCCCTTTTGTCTATATACTTTCCTTATATGGCccataaaatactttttttaaccagaAGACTCTTAAAATAAAAGTGGACATTTATTTACACCAACTCAAAATTATGAAAGATAGTCATAAAAGACAGGTAGTTAACACAGTATTCATCTTTTATTATTTCAGGTAGATACAATACTAGTGTGAAGAAGAAGGGCAgattatttatcttttatttgtttttgctccTCCAACATCGGTTAAGTCATACTAACATTAATTTTATATAAATCTGAGCAAATTAAAGATCTTCTAATTAAAGACCCAAGCATTTTTTCGTGACTCCTAATACTATTGTACATGGGAGAAAACAATGTTCATTTTGAACAACACTAAAATCTCAAGAAGAGCTTAATAAATGCCTCTCTTCAGAAATGCCATTATATCTGCCAGTGTACCAGTTGATGGGGCGATCCACTTTCTCTGTATATTAACTTTCATTGCTAGCTCTGCATAGTAATCATGGCAACATTCAATGATGTATTATTGACTCTTTGAGGTCAGAGCTACTTTGCCTGTTGTCGGTTGGCCTGATCTGAATTTGTTTCTGCCACTGGAAAATAAATAAGTGGATAAAAATTTGGTTAGTACCTCAGAATTTTGCATTGCTGACCAAGTATCTTGACATTTTGGCGTACTTCTGATTAACTTGAAATTTTGGGATACATAACTCAAAATTTACAGTTATTAACACAAAAATTTTGACTGGCAAAAAACCCTTTCCATACAGCTCTATAAATCACTTGCATTGGAACTCCTTTAAGGCAAAAACAGCATTAAGCATTGCATAGCTATATAGTGACATATTCTGCCACAATATCTGACAGCTTAAAGTTAAAGCAAAGTTACAAAACTGAGTTGAACATGCATAACtttgtaaatatttatattcCAACTTCTAGTGCTGTtaatttcttgtgtttttgctttttgtggatTACAGGAATTTATAGTGTAAGGTTCAAATTTCTCACGGTTATGTCGTTGCCACCTGCTGCTTAGTAGATCGTGGAAAACGGTGATATATTTGTAGCAGCTCACAAACATTTCCAACAAAAGATGACGGTCATATaataaacaaatgtttaaaagcTAAGTGCAGTAAACTAAAAGGTCGACAGCACTTGATTATCACAGGAGTGTCCATTGGATCTGAGTTCGGTGATTGGAGGTGAGGTTGCTTTATTATAATGTTCCTGGGAGAGCGCTGCAGGCTGTAACTCtgtacatcatcatcatcatagaGGGGAGAGAGTTTTCCTCTTTAAGGCTGGACTGGATTAGCACATTCAGGGTGGGCTGAGAGAAGGTAAAACGACCTGTCCCGCCTTTCTTGACCCCCAAGCCAACCCTGCACATTGCCAAGGCTTTGCTGTTTGCTCTTGAATATGCAGAGATCCCCGGCTTCATAGGCctggaagagggagagagagagagagaaaaaagacttGTATCGCGTTGCAGGGAAAATTAGTGAGACCAAAGTTGGAGTTTCTGTGTGTTGGGGGCTGTGAACAATGGCAGCTTTCTGTCAGACAGCAACTTCAAAGGTCTGCTGAGTGACTGCTCTGAGTTATACTTTGTTGTAGATCACTGAGGAAATTCACAGATGTTTTCTCATACGAGACACCATTATAGCGGCTCAAGTACCCAGTAGCCTCGAgcacctctccctctctccccgtctctctctgtttctcccacacattcacactccctCTCACACATGCAGCACCCCCTCACCCACCTCCACTCATCCCCAAGTCTCTGATATCTCTTGCATGAGACAGATGTGGAACCTGTTTTCTCTCCAACTGTCCAGAGAATATGGAAAGTTAAAAAGTGCTCGTGTTGTGGCGTTGCCCCGCGACTCTGTCAGATCCTCTCTTCTCGCTGTCAGTTCGCTCAAAAATGTCAAGACCGTACACAGCTACACTTTTTCACATCCAAAGGCAGAGGTCAATAGAATAAGGTTGAATTCTCCCTGCTAAAATAGGATGTTAGTGCAAACCTGGGTAAAGATAATGAAAAGCAATTTACATGTACTGCTTAacatctttatttttctctcttttcctgcagaTTGCCTTCATTTGTGTTGTGGACCAAAACAACCTGCTTCCCAACATCTCACTTGACATCTGTtgtaaatttatatttatttcatgtaaattgttgttttataagagttaaataaatgtgtctaaatgtttttttaattcatatttattactgGTGTATAACGGTATTTTGATATTGTAGGCAAAACTATTTTACCTGCCACAAATCtgttgttttatacattttttttctcactttagATTGATGAAGTATTTCCCTCTCCCTTTTTAGATCAGACACAATAGTTTGGTTACAGCTAATTGTTTCAGCGCGTGCTGGCACTTGCACATACTGTTAAAAACTTATggcaataaaaacataattagtCGTTCTTTCTTTGCCTTAATTGCCCTTTACAGAAATGATTGTCACCTGTTGAATGTCTATGATCCACCCCACTGTTTTCTTTGATTTGCACTGTTAAGAAagtgtaaaatatatatatatatatgtatatataactaccatgagtgttttgttttttgttcttctaCATACAGATTCCTGAATGCAGGTTCCTGCATATCTGCACCCTGAACATTATTTCTGATGCTCAACTCTCCACTTTATACTAGAAAAGGCTTTATGAAGTACATAGTTGGTGCTGACTGAGTCCATGTTCAAACCTTTCCAGGCAGCAAACTGTTGCAGTGGGGGTCCCTCCAAGTTAATTTTCCCCATCAAATGCCGCAGGCAGAAATTTCCTTTAGCCAAACCGTCGCTGAGGCGGCCCTGTAAAACTTGAGGCATGGCcataagatggtgaaggtttggAGCAAGTAAATTACCTCGGGAACCGGACATTGTGTTAAGCACACTGTTATGAATTTCTTACAAACTATATCAAAGTCCTGCTTAGCCAAATCCTTCCCTCAGGTGGGGTCCTATTGAGATGCATTAAAATGTAAGAACCCACATTTAGGGCTGAAACGAACATCTCAAAGGAAGATATCAATAATTTTTGACTGCTGATGGCTCGCGGAATTCATGCAGTTGTCACATATGGCTGAAATATGCCTTGCTTGGCATATGACAGCTCGCATATAAAGCTGATTTAAGTGGAAATCCACCTTAAATCAGAATTAACATCTGATGTTTTTAATGCCTATGAACCAGGCTGCTGTAGtagaaaaatgttgttttaggGTGGATTCCTCCTTTACTGTTGACATAAGAGAGCAGATTACAACATTTGACATTTATCTGACATTTAAACCTGGAAGTAAAAACTAACTGACAGCACTTTGCTGCACAAATACACACTTTACAGAACAgactgtggattttttttttaaccagtgaCATCTGAAGTCTTACAAATAGCTGGTTAAGCAAATTTACAGCATCCTGTAGTTTTATCGTGTACCTTTCATGTAGTTTGAGCTCCTTTGTGCTAAGATCCTTCAAACAGTTTCGCACCAGTGAAGCTCACAAAAATTTCCAATGAGGTGTCATTTATGAAGCCTTTATAAGTTTTAATAGCTTTATAAATACTTTAAACctgcatttcttcttcttcttcttcttttgccttCTCCTTTTCGGTGTACACATAAACCTGTTATTAATGTGTTATAAATCTTTTTATAACAGGTTTTTCTTCTGGCTGCACTTCTTTGGCTACACTTGtttcaaaaaaatattatttatagtATTGGTGACTAAATTATTAGCAAATATAAACCAAAAGCACAAATGAAAGGATACTTTTCACAACCTGGCAACCCCAAACTACGGCTTATCAGTGTCTCCTTATTAAGTTATTCAATAAATCTGTTTTGAGCTTTAATAAAGCTCAAGAATAGTTCATACATTTCAAATGTATTAGGCAGCAGCTAAAGGTGGTTAATGGGTACGCATTTTGGCTCATAAGGTGTGAAAAATACCTTTTATGTAGCATTTGTCCTTTTGGTTTGGTATAATCTGTTTATAAATGTAATACATAGCTATTTTGGATTTCTTCCGTATGCAGTGTCTTAATTGGTCATCATCTCATGATAAGTCGAAAATAAAGTCTGATTTTAGAGGATCAACAGTTGGGGCAATTTTAAAGTGACACCTTAAAAGTAAATAGCACCATTTTTTAGTACTGCTTGTTCAGATTTATAATTTCATGAAATCTGTGAGGTGATTTTCAAGCTTGTTGTCTTAAAACCTTCCTGATTGCTccatttttttgcatattttgaaGCAGCATTGAGCTCTGTGGCTGCCACAGCTTGATGTAAACAAGGTTAACAGTGTGACTACACCACTCACTCCTGTAGCCAGTCTTGTAGTTTAGCATGGCTCCAGTGAAGCCCAGCAGGACTCCCCCTTTCCCTCATGACTGTGTGTAAAGCCGTGGGAGAGAACTGGGAACATTAATCCCTTCAAAGGAACAGATCTAATTCAAAATCTGCCGCTCCAAACTAGTTGAGAGGACAGTGATTGTTTCTGCAGGGAAGCCAGATAAAGATCAGAGAGTTGAACTACAACTTCCATTTTTTCCAGCTCggcaacacataaaaaaaaagttgcggATGTTATCTTATGAAAACTGCATACTTTTGCCTTCATTAAATGCTCTGAAACAAAAAGGATGCAATATTACAGGATGTGTTAGctcaggtttcttttttttctttttgagaaGCTGCAGTGGATGGGATCATTAGTTTCTTTCTGGTTTTCGTGTTCAGTCATACCTACATAAGAAGAAAACATAATTGAGATGTCCACATTTTAAGTGCTACCTTTGTCACCTCACTTATCTGATACGTTAAAAAACACTCATTTAAATTACCTGCtgggaggttttttttctttttcctttaggCTTTTAGTTTGGGTTGGGAAAAAATGAACTGGATTGAGGTTCTGATAAAACAACTGATTGAAATGAGTGAAGGGGAAATAAGTATTTAAATAATTCAGAGAGGGCATAATTAAGTGTTTCAGTTCAAAGGCacaacaaagatttttttttaaatttaagctTGAAATGTAAAAGAGACGCAGATTCTTCAGAGATGAGAACTTTGTGTTGAGTCACTTGATTTGGTCTCTTTCCTCCATCAAACAGTGAGGCAACGCTCTTGGAGATCTCCAGAGATAACAATGTCACATTGTCACATAGGGTTCTGCTACAAATCCTTAATTACAAAAAGAGGATCAGATGACTACAGCATCCAATACTGGGGTCTCCAGGCGGCATGGGGGTCTTTGATCAAGAAAATCCAATTATTTGTGTATATACATTTCCCACATAGTGATTACTTCATTAATTGTCCCGCCTTTATCTCCTCCCTTCCCAGCCCCCCTAATAATCAGCTCCTTTATCCAGACCAACAAACACACCATAGGAGCTTTGTGGATTCAAAGGATTTGCTTTCCCCTCTCAAAGAGCCGCTATTCTTTGATGATTGGGCAGCGGCAAACTTCAAAGTAATAAATCTTATTTCTGACTGGCTGGCGGCCCACCAAAGTCCTTATCAAATTCTAAGAAGTGATCCCTCACTCTTCAGATAGACCAAGGATATATCGGAGAGAGGAAGCACTGGAGAGTGAAGCCCTGCTCGACAAGATATATTTTTGTGTACCGCGAATGAGCATATTTATCTAAATTagtgcttttagtttttattcgTCTTCACCGAGCGGAGGAGGACGTTTACCATGGCAGCAGTGGCTGTACTGCGGAATGAAACACTTCAGGCTTTTCTTCAGGTTTGTGCGCAAGTTTCTCTTcacttttcaccacttttaagAACTTGTGAAGTTGCTAACTCCAGTTTATGCTCAAAATACGTGTCTTCTCATTTCCGACGCTAATTGTTTGGGGCTTAATGAGTCCTGCTGCAACATGCCGCCAACTTTTGTGTCACATCACGATTCACTTCATCATTTAGATTCAGATTTCAGACCAACTCAAACCGACCATTTCGTCATAATTAAAAGTGGCATAAATTTGTCATAAATGTGTTAAACTGAGatcataacatttaaaaaaattgtgtGTCTCGGTTATCCAGGATCGCACTCCAAACTCTTCCCCAGAGAACTGTAAGCACTCTCCGCTGGCTCTCCTGGCTGCCACTTGCAACCGGATCGGGCATAACCACGGATCAAACCCCGCTGATTTCCTCCAGGTCCCCTACGATCCCACGCTGGGTTCTCCTTCGCGTTTATTTCACCCGTGGACTAACGAGGGAAACCCTCAGAGCAGCCTGGCCAACAACTCTACTTTCGGACTATCCTCCAAGCCCCAGCTGTCTGCGCACATCCAGAGCTCCTTCAGCTCCCACCACGAACTGCCCCTCACCCCTCCGGCGGACCCCTCGTACCCCTATGACTTCTCCCCCGTGAAGATGCTGCCTTGCTCCATGCAGTCCACCTGCCCTCCCACCTACGTCCCCGCCGTCAGCTACGCGGCTCCAGCGCCCATTCCGCCCGCGATGCCAAGTTTTGTCACGGGACCCTCCGGCCTTGTGCACCAGCAGCAGAGACAGTTGTCCCCAAACCCTGGAGAGGATATTCCGTGGTGGAGCCTCCAGCAGGGGAACCACGTAAGCCACTCTTCCTCACTCGGTCCTCACCGCTTCCAGCTGCAGAGGGGCTTGGTTCTGGGACACACGGACTTTGCGCAATACCAAACGCAAATCGCCGCTCTGCTGCACACAAAGTCCCCCCTCGCGACTGCGCGGCGGTGCAGGAGGTGCAGGTGTCCGAACTGCCAGTCCTCCACGTCCAGCGACGAGCCCgggaagaagaagcagcacatTTGCCACATACCGGGTTGCGGGAAAGTTTATGGGAAAACTTCTCACCTCAAAGCGCACCTGAGGTGGCACTCGGGGGAGCGGCCGTTTGTGTGCAACTGGCTGTTCTGTGGCAAGAGTTTCACCAGGTCGGATGAGCTGCAGAGACACCTGAGGACTCACACAGGGGAGAAGCGCTTTGTTTGCCCGGACTGCTGCAAAAGGTTCATGAGGAGTGACCACTTGGCAAAACACGTCAAAACTCACCAGAACAAAAAGAGCAAATGCCACGACAAGACACTTGATCACGTGAAAAGAGAGGACACGAGGATGTTGTAACACACCTTATAGTCATCTTAAACAGTAGACTTTAAAATAGTGCAATACAGTCAGTCCTACACTAGTTACAAGTTCACAGTGAGCTGCGTTTTTGTAGGGTACTTGGTTAATTTTGTTGGTCGATTTCTTACATCCTGACAATAGTTTCTAACATTGCTGGTCTGTGTagcacatttgtgtgtgtgtgtaaatatatatatatatctaaagTTTCATAAGTTAATTTGGGACCATGGAGGAGCTCATAAGTTTGAATTCACTGTCTATATCATATCAAGGAAGACAAGTTTTCAACTTGTGTTTTGATCAATGTCTTCGGTGGAAGATTTCACTCCCCTGTAAATGATATTTAATAGCTTTTGTTGAATGAAAGTGTCTGTTTTTGCTCCATATGGGGTGTTTATAAAAGCATGCTCTCCAGAAGATCTGCTATTGTTAATATGACCTAAATGCTGTGTGAGAATAAAAGTTATGACGTTTTCCTCATCTCAGAACAATTCCTTTAATATCCCTCAGTTTTATGAGTGATGATGAGGCAGCCAGgcgttatatatatattttttttttcatatcaccTGGAATAATGTGTGTGCTTTGTGAAATGTTGCAGACTTAA
This DNA window, taken from Oreochromis niloticus isolate F11D_XX linkage group LG16, O_niloticus_UMD_NMBU, whole genome shotgun sequence, encodes the following:
- the sp5a gene encoding transcription factor Sp5a, which codes for MAAVAVLRNETLQAFLQDRTPNSSPENCKHSPLALLAATCNRIGHNHGSNPADFLQVPYDPTLGSPSRLFHPWTNEGNPQSSLANNSTFGLSSKPQLSAHIQSSFSSHHELPLTPPADPSYPYDFSPVKMLPCSMQSTCPPTYVPAVSYAAPAPIPPAMPSFVTGPSGLVHQQQRQLSPNPGEDIPWWSLQQGNHVSHSSSLGPHRFQLQRGLVLGHTDFAQYQTQIAALLHTKSPLATARRCRRCRCPNCQSSTSSDEPGKKKQHICHIPGCGKVYGKTSHLKAHLRWHSGERPFVCNWLFCGKSFTRSDELQRHLRTHTGEKRFVCPDCCKRFMRSDHLAKHVKTHQNKKSKCHDKTLDHVKREDTRML